CGTCTGTTATGGCATGAATGACGGTATTTACCTACCATTTGATTCGGCTCGTTTTGAAGCCTATAAAAACGGAATTATACACCTGCAAAAACGACTTGCAGATCAAGGTGTCAAACGTATCATATGGATGACTCCACCGGTGCATGATGATCCGCAGCTTCGGCTCAAGGGGTACAATAAAGTATTGGATCGTTATGCCGAATGGTTGATCGATTATGGCCGAAAACAATCATGGGAAATCATTGACCTCCATTTCCCCATGCGGCGATATTTGGAGACTGGCATCAAGAAAGATCCTCAGTTTAGGCTAGCGGCAGATGGTGTTCATCCTGGCGAGTTGGGCCATTGGCTCATGGCAAGGGAAATTGTTAAACACCTGATGCCTAATTTCCCGATCGAAAGCACATGGGATGATAATTTGCGCGATAAACCAAAACTTCGCCAGTTATATACCCTTGTTTTGAAAAGACAGACGATCATGAAAGACACATGGTTGACTTTTACAGGCCATAAACGACCCGGACTATCAAAAGGAATTCCATTGGAGGATGCGCGAAAGACTTATGATACCATGCAGGAGGAAATAAACCACTTGGGTTTCTGATGACCCCTGTTTAATGATTATAATCCATGAACTTTTATGTATAAAACTATATTACGATGAAAATCAATTTTTTAAAGTGGAAGTGTGCAGCAGCAGTGGGAATGTTGCTATGCATGACCGATGTTGCTAATTCA
The Sphingobacterium multivorum genome window above contains:
- a CDS encoding SGNH/GDSL hydrolase family protein → MLNLSFRREELRFFVLLLCLGLLSMQVKGQGHVRDFNWNEAQKVLFLGNSITYAGQYVAMTESLFLSSHPKKKPQFINSGLPSETVSGLSEPNHADGKFPRPCLFDRLDNVLDKINPEVVFVCYGMNDGIYLPFDSARFEAYKNGIIHLQKRLADQGVKRIIWMTPPVHDDPQLRLKGYNKVLDRYAEWLIDYGRKQSWEIIDLHFPMRRYLETGIKKDPQFRLAADGVHPGELGHWLMAREIVKHLMPNFPIESTWDDNLRDKPKLRQLYTLVLKRQTIMKDTWLTFTGHKRPGLSKGIPLEDARKTYDTMQEEINHLGF